In Treponema sp. OMZ 798, the following proteins share a genomic window:
- a CDS encoding diguanylate cyclase, protein MHKKVILFFLILFTFNLFADEDVFVFYSQPSSIASKFVTGISQDSHGRLWFGTKEGLGFYDGIKYKNYEYIPFSKDSIQSSQIQSLYRDPIKAKNGSDVFWLGTFDGVERFNVDTETFTHFDMTNSIVFGFLRDSHGRLWVGSLDGLYILNEDDGSVIEFSQTAEFYIGNNGIADIYEDSEGRIYACTHGGLWEYDEPNKRFKPSRLFGNDSSLMESLVHNILEEDGIYWVSVWNTGLFRIDPKNGKRELFSFSNNKISCLSNKFSDDVLLIGTWGGGLISFDKNTYSYTEYTSKQRSYNLSNDFIFSIHVDSYGSLWVGTNGGGVNIYDTKRMWSKLILLHENKVTGRENSVFDLSKDKKGNLWISLLNNGITYYDVNTGKKKHYRYSESKIISNSVFKFYIDKNEDIWVGTDIGLCKYDKKKDAFVGVNLYNDNIIEDGERIIYSITSDDKGLLWIGTYDGGLIKFSPSSGILKRYKNDPKNPNSLCSNLIFSLLIDSSKKLWAGTNKGLAEYRPSSDDFMIYRYDVNNRDGISSDRITSLFQDVSGKLWIGTSDGGINIFDAEKKMILNYTSTDGLPANFITGITDMDNNSICVTAIKGMTIFNRNSEIIYSYTFYNHERRFTTVPVTIGNECFVGTQEGVLGVDINYLLSFKKQEVPVKIRTIGINGNQTPAFKIDLQKASKYKYSENNISFEFSSMDLSPLSRPSYVFMLEGFDKNWINANMKNYVQYTNLKSGKYTFKVKDISNPYPEPTSFTFIIEKPFWLSMPMIAAYILICSGLAFLACRLRQLFQYKVVNKKLQEEQKDLISANEQLTVLSTVDELTGVGNRRQLDTFGKELWRKGLDNKQQISLIMIDIDLFKQYNDLYGHQAGDNVLRSVAQTLQKNLRAKHDFLGRYGGEEFLVLLYNSSVSETMKIAEKLRIEVKNLHIEHSAAKDKILTISLGAYASVPANELSYETMLSFADAALYKAKESGRDICKMYTE, encoded by the coding sequence GTGCATAAAAAAGTAATTCTTTTCTTTCTTATTTTGTTTACTTTTAATTTATTCGCTGATGAGGATGTTTTTGTTTTTTATTCTCAGCCTTCATCCATTGCCTCCAAATTTGTTACCGGTATTTCGCAGGATTCTCACGGACGCCTTTGGTTCGGGACTAAAGAAGGTCTCGGCTTTTATGACGGTATTAAATATAAAAATTATGAATATATTCCTTTTTCTAAAGATTCCATTCAATCCTCTCAAATCCAATCCTTATATAGGGACCCGATAAAGGCAAAAAACGGAAGCGATGTTTTTTGGCTTGGCACCTTTGACGGAGTTGAAAGGTTTAATGTCGATACCGAGACCTTTACTCATTTTGATATGACAAACTCGATTGTTTTCGGCTTTTTAAGGGATTCTCACGGCCGCCTATGGGTGGGAAGTTTGGATGGTTTATATATCTTAAATGAAGATGACGGATCCGTTATAGAGTTTTCTCAAACTGCCGAATTTTACATAGGAAACAATGGAATAGCCGATATTTATGAAGACTCTGAGGGACGGATATATGCCTGTACACATGGGGGCTTGTGGGAGTATGATGAGCCCAATAAAAGATTTAAACCGTCACGGCTTTTTGGAAACGATAGCAGCCTTATGGAATCCCTTGTTCATAATATTTTGGAAGAAGACGGAATATATTGGGTATCCGTTTGGAATACCGGACTATTTCGAATTGATCCTAAAAACGGAAAGAGAGAACTTTTTTCATTTTCAAACAATAAAATATCCTGCCTATCAAACAAATTTTCTGATGATGTACTCTTGATAGGGACTTGGGGCGGAGGCTTAATAAGTTTTGATAAAAATACATATTCTTATACAGAATATACTTCAAAGCAGCGTTCGTATAATCTTTCAAACGATTTTATTTTTTCGATACATGTAGATAGTTACGGTTCATTATGGGTCGGCACAAACGGAGGCGGAGTAAATATATATGACACTAAGCGTATGTGGTCAAAGCTTATATTGCTTCATGAAAATAAGGTTACCGGCAGGGAAAATTCGGTCTTCGATTTGAGTAAGGATAAAAAAGGGAACTTATGGATAAGCCTTTTAAATAACGGCATCACTTATTACGATGTAAACACAGGAAAAAAGAAGCACTATCGTTATTCCGAATCTAAAATTATTTCCAACTCCGTATTTAAATTTTACATAGATAAAAATGAAGATATATGGGTCGGGACGGACATTGGCTTATGTAAGTACGATAAAAAAAAGGATGCCTTTGTCGGGGTTAATCTGTATAATGATAATATAATTGAAGACGGTGAAAGAATTATATACAGCATTACAAGCGATGATAAGGGCCTTTTATGGATAGGTACTTATGATGGAGGGCTTATTAAATTTTCACCTTCATCCGGAATTCTTAAAAGATATAAAAATGATCCTAAAAATCCGAATAGTTTATGCAGCAATCTTATTTTTAGCCTGCTGATAGATTCCTCCAAAAAACTTTGGGCAGGAACAAACAAGGGGCTTGCCGAATATAGACCTTCATCTGATGACTTTATGATATACCGATATGATGTAAATAATAGAGATGGTATTTCTTCAGACAGAATAACCTCATTATTTCAAGATGTTTCCGGTAAGTTGTGGATAGGAACCAGTGACGGCGGCATTAACATATTTGATGCCGAAAAAAAAATGATCTTAAATTATACTTCAACTGACGGTCTGCCCGCAAATTTTATTACCGGCATTACCGATATGGATAATAATTCCATATGTGTTACTGCAATAAAAGGCATGACGATATTTAATCGAAATAGTGAAATTATATACAGCTATACTTTCTATAACCATGAAAGAAGGTTTACAACAGTTCCAGTTACAATTGGAAATGAATGCTTTGTGGGAACTCAAGAAGGTGTTTTAGGCGTAGATATTAACTATCTTTTATCTTTTAAAAAACAAGAAGTTCCTGTAAAAATAAGAACTATAGGTATAAACGGAAATCAGACTCCTGCATTTAAAATTGATCTTCAAAAAGCTTCTAAATATAAGTATTCCGAAAATAATATAAGCTTTGAGTTTTCATCGATGGATTTATCTCCTCTTTCAAGGCCTTCTTATGTTTTTATGCTTGAAGGTTTTGATAAAAATTGGATAAATGCCAATATGAAAAACTATGTTCAATACACTAACCTTAAATCGGGAAAATATACATTTAAAGTAAAGGATATTTCAAACCCCTATCCTGAGCCGACGTCTTTTACCTTTATTATAGAAAAACCTTTTTGGCTTTCGATGCCGATGATTGCCGCCTATATTTTAATTTGTTCAGGCTTAGCCTTTTTAGCTTGCAGGCTTCGTCAGCTTTTTCAGTATAAGGTTGTCAATAAAAAACTTCAAGAAGAACAAAAAGATCTTATATCCGCAAACGAACAGCTTACGGTTTTATCTACAGTTGACGAGTTAACAGGAGTAGGAAACAGGAGACAGCTGGACACATTTGGTAAGGAGCTTTGGCGCAAGGGGCTTGATAATAAGCAGCAGATATCTTTAATAATGATAGATATAGATTTATTTAAACAATATAATGACCTATATGGACACCAAGCCGGGGATAATGTCCTGCGGAGTGTTGCTCAAACCTTGCAAAAAAATCTTAGAGCAAAACATGACTTTCTCGGAAGATACGGGGGAGAAGAGTTCTTAGTCTTACTTTATAATAGTTCTGTGTCTGAAACAATGAAGATAGCCGAAAAACTCCGTATTGAAGTTAAAAATTTACATATTGAACATTCGGCGGCAAAGGACAAGATCTTAACTATAAGCTTAGGAGCTTATGCCTCCGTTCCGGCTAATGAACTTTCATATGAAACTATGCTTTCCTTTGCCGATGCCGCTCTTTATAAGGCCAAAGAAAGCGGAAGAGATATCTGCAAAATGTACACAGAGTAA
- a CDS encoding V-type ATP synthase subunit A yields the protein MTKTKGKVVGINGNMISVSFEGLVTLNEVGYVEVGSKKLKSEVIRIGGDIAQLQVFEITKGIKVGDIVEFTEDLLSVELGPGLLGQVYDGLQNPLPELAEQAGYFLERGIYLNALSRTAKWHFTPSAKEGDTLKRADFLGTVPEGSFTHRIMIPFNMYGSYKLKSIKPEGDYTVDDTIAEVTDERGNVIPLTMSFKWPVKRPIDCYAERLKPTETLVTKMRTMDTFFPVAKGGTYCIPGPFGAGKTVLQHATSRNADVDIVIIAACGERAGEVVETLTEFPELKDPKTGRTLMERTIIICNTSSMPVAAREASVYTGVTLAEYYRQMGLDVLLLADSTSRWAQALREMSGRLEEIPGEEAFPAYLESYIAAFYERAGIVRLSDGSKGSVTIGGTVSPAGGNFEEPVTQATLKVVGAFHGLSRERSDARKYPAIHPLDSWSKYPSVLPSEQVRYGRSFLRRGTEVEQMMKVVGEEGTSIEDFIIYLKGDLLDAVYLQQNSFDKVDDAVSVERQQHIYNILVEILGSSFKFISKDEARSYFSKLKLMFIDYNYSPWGSDAFKSHEEGIKKLIAEKADSLDESAKKLLKQAV from the coding sequence ATGACTAAAACAAAAGGAAAGGTAGTCGGTATTAACGGTAACATGATAAGCGTTTCTTTTGAAGGCTTGGTTACCCTTAACGAGGTAGGCTATGTTGAGGTTGGTTCAAAAAAACTAAAAAGCGAGGTAATCCGTATCGGGGGTGATATAGCTCAGCTTCAAGTATTTGAAATTACAAAGGGAATAAAGGTTGGGGATATCGTAGAATTCACCGAAGATCTTCTTTCCGTAGAGTTGGGCCCCGGTCTTTTAGGCCAAGTTTATGACGGACTGCAAAACCCCTTACCCGAGCTTGCAGAACAAGCAGGATACTTTTTGGAGCGCGGTATCTACCTAAACGCTCTTTCCCGAACGGCAAAATGGCATTTTACTCCTTCAGCTAAAGAAGGAGATACCTTAAAGCGGGCTGACTTTTTGGGAACCGTGCCCGAAGGCAGCTTTACCCACCGTATCATGATTCCTTTTAACATGTATGGCTCTTATAAATTAAAATCTATAAAACCTGAAGGTGACTATACCGTAGATGACACAATAGCTGAGGTTACTGACGAAAGAGGAAATGTAATACCTCTTACCATGAGCTTTAAGTGGCCTGTAAAACGCCCGATTGACTGTTATGCAGAGCGATTAAAGCCTACGGAAACCTTGGTAACTAAAATGCGCACAATGGATACATTCTTCCCTGTTGCTAAGGGAGGAACCTATTGTATTCCCGGTCCCTTCGGTGCAGGAAAAACTGTTTTACAGCATGCTACCAGCCGAAATGCCGATGTCGATATCGTTATTATCGCAGCCTGCGGCGAGCGTGCAGGTGAGGTTGTAGAAACTCTTACCGAATTCCCCGAGCTTAAAGACCCCAAAACAGGCCGAACCCTCATGGAGAGAACAATAATTATCTGTAATACTTCTTCAATGCCTGTTGCAGCCCGAGAAGCTTCGGTTTATACAGGGGTAACTCTAGCGGAGTACTACCGCCAAATGGGCTTGGACGTTCTTCTGCTTGCAGACTCTACAAGCCGCTGGGCTCAGGCTCTTCGAGAAATGTCGGGCCGATTGGAAGAAATCCCCGGTGAAGAAGCCTTCCCGGCTTATCTTGAATCCTACATTGCCGCTTTCTACGAAAGGGCCGGTATTGTCCGTCTAAGCGACGGCTCAAAGGGCTCCGTTACAATCGGAGGAACCGTATCTCCTGCGGGCGGTAACTTTGAAGAGCCTGTAACTCAGGCCACGTTAAAGGTTGTAGGCGCCTTCCACGGTCTTTCACGCGAAAGATCCGATGCCCGAAAATACCCTGCAATTCACCCTCTAGATTCTTGGTCAAAGTATCCGAGCGTTCTTCCTTCGGAACAAGTCAGATACGGAAGAAGCTTTTTACGCCGAGGTACCGAGGTCGAACAGATGATGAAGGTTGTAGGTGAAGAAGGAACAAGTATCGAAGACTTTATCATTTACTTAAAAGGCGACTTACTCGATGCCGTTTACTTGCAGCAAAACTCCTTTGATAAGGTAGACGATGCAGTTTCGGTTGAGCGCCAACAGCATATATATAATATCTTGGTTGAGATTTTAGGCTCTTCATTTAAATTTATTTCTAAGGATGAAGCCCGCTCTTATTTCAGCAAACTTAAACTTATGTTCATCGACTATAACTACTCGCCTTGGGGCTCGGATGCATTTAAATCCCATGAAGAAGGAATTAAAAAGCTCATCGCCGAAAAAGCGGATAGCTTAGATGAAAGCGCAAAAAAATTATTGAAGCAGGCGGTGTAA
- the aroA gene encoding 3-phosphoshikimate 1-carboxyvinyltransferase → MILKIKKSSYLSPVQIEVPPSKSHSMRALVLASFAEGSSEIKNLLMSGDTKTAIAVFESLGVKFKIAQKNTSSADIVVFPPKEGLKKQIKKQKSVKIDTGNSGTLFYFLGSFLSLMPSDFVLTGDSSILKRPVKPLTEIYEGLGLKYEFLDSPERAPIRVLGTHIRRLGTASLITCLEEKKICLEGDFSQPVSGLLLGAGLLESSLQINLKRAGELPYLKMTLHWLKTCGIKFDASDDFKAFRLNGNQKLSPFSASIPADWSSAAFLIALALITASPFSISNIDINDVQGDSRIVEVLKEMNADIRFEEKTQTLKIYPSSLKGGTFDCSDIPDAVPALSAIASFANGETLLKNIEICRYKECDRLSAIASELKKLGADIAEGRDFLLIRGSGGKNLKPAKVFSHGDHRIAMMLTVMGAGIENKEKSDFILQDAECFNISYPSFLEDLKKIGVNISQ, encoded by the coding sequence ATGATTTTAAAGATTAAAAAATCTTCATATCTTTCTCCGGTACAGATAGAGGTTCCGCCCTCAAAGAGTCATTCGATGAGGGCCCTTGTTTTAGCCTCATTTGCAGAAGGTTCTTCCGAGATTAAAAATCTTCTTATGAGCGGAGACACTAAAACGGCCATTGCGGTATTTGAATCCTTAGGCGTAAAATTTAAAATCGCGCAAAAAAACACATCTTCTGCAGATATAGTTGTTTTTCCTCCGAAAGAAGGCTTAAAAAAACAGATTAAAAAGCAAAAATCCGTAAAAATAGATACCGGGAATTCCGGAACTCTTTTTTATTTTTTAGGTTCTTTTCTTTCCTTGATGCCTTCAGACTTTGTTTTAACAGGCGACTCGTCAATTCTAAAAAGACCTGTCAAACCCTTAACTGAAATTTATGAGGGGCTGGGTTTAAAATACGAATTTCTTGACAGCCCCGAAAGAGCTCCTATACGGGTTTTAGGAACTCACATCAGACGTTTAGGAACAGCATCTTTAATCACATGCCTTGAAGAAAAAAAAATCTGTCTTGAAGGAGATTTTTCGCAACCTGTAAGCGGCCTCTTGCTTGGAGCCGGCTTATTAGAGTCTTCTTTACAAATAAATTTAAAAAGAGCAGGGGAATTGCCCTATTTAAAAATGACCCTTCATTGGCTTAAAACTTGCGGTATTAAATTCGATGCTTCGGATGATTTTAAGGCCTTTAGACTTAACGGAAATCAAAAACTTTCGCCCTTTTCGGCAAGTATCCCGGCTGACTGGTCAAGCGCCGCCTTTCTCATTGCCTTAGCATTGATTACAGCTTCTCCTTTCAGTATAAGCAACATAGATATAAATGACGTACAAGGGGATTCCCGCATAGTCGAGGTCTTAAAAGAAATGAACGCCGATATCCGCTTTGAAGAAAAAACACAAACCCTTAAAATTTACCCTTCAAGCTTAAAGGGCGGAACCTTTGATTGTTCCGATATTCCGGATGCGGTGCCGGCTCTTTCTGCAATCGCATCCTTTGCAAATGGCGAAACCCTTTTAAAAAATATAGAAATATGCCGTTATAAGGAGTGCGACAGACTTTCTGCAATTGCCTCAGAATTAAAAAAACTTGGAGCAGATATTGCGGAAGGCAGGGATTTTTTACTTATCCGAGGAAGCGGAGGAAAGAACTTAAAACCTGCTAAAGTTTTTTCGCATGGGGATCACCGCATAGCTATGATGCTTACGGTTATGGGTGCAGGTATCGAAAATAAAGAAAAATCGGATTTTATCCTTCAAGATGCCGAATGCTTTAATATAAGCTATCCTTCCTTTTTGGAAGATCTAAAAAAGATAGGGGTTAATATTAGTCAATAA
- a CDS encoding V-type ATP synthase subunit D, which produces MAIKLTKNELKNQKESLKMYRRYLPTLQLKKQQLQTEIRTIEARAKEVRLHRDALNQEFEDWVAVFGEQNVFKPSMVKIKEILTSTGNIAGVSIPVFSGAEFERAKYDLYKTPLWVDTAAEKMQEVLSLDLEAKVLDEQVRLLNSELRTTTQRVNLFEKVKIPETRANIKKITVYLGDQQVAAVVRGKISKKNLEKVHDKDEAL; this is translated from the coding sequence ATGGCAATAAAACTGACAAAGAATGAGCTGAAGAATCAAAAAGAATCTTTAAAAATGTACAGAAGATACTTGCCGACTCTTCAGCTTAAAAAACAGCAGCTTCAAACCGAAATCCGCACCATCGAAGCCCGGGCTAAAGAGGTCAGGCTTCACAGGGATGCCCTCAATCAGGAATTCGAAGACTGGGTAGCGGTATTCGGCGAGCAAAATGTTTTTAAACCCTCTATGGTTAAGATAAAAGAGATTCTCACCTCAACAGGGAACATTGCGGGGGTGAGCATTCCTGTTTTTTCCGGTGCGGAATTTGAACGTGCTAAATATGATCTTTATAAGACTCCTCTTTGGGTTGATACGGCTGCCGAAAAAATGCAGGAAGTTTTGAGCTTAGACCTTGAGGCAAAGGTTCTTGATGAACAGGTGCGCCTTTTGAATTCCGAGCTTAGAACTACCACTCAGCGAGTAAACCTCTTTGAAAAGGTTAAGATACCCGAAACGAGGGCAAACATAAAGAAGATAACGGTTTATTTGGGAGATCAGCAGGTTGCAGCTGTTGTTCGCGGTAAAATTTCTAAAAAGAACCTTGAAAAGGTTCATGATAAGGATGAAGCTCTATGA
- a CDS encoding V-type ATP synthase subunit I has protein sequence MIVPMKKVTLLVLKKEQRHALKDLRSLGLVHIEDRPANGALINELRSEKNDITLAMSLLTEYLPKKEKKGVTPPSLLSEEDTLTFVDSVLSLTSSYKSNMEESARLSGEIASYAEWGEINTSDFTFLAEKGIYLFPASTSVKTYNSLPKDIKTILLGHGKTGVRFLIRSETNALPADLPQDVIPLKLPETSVKALKEKLKSLQAKIASYKQEMTKMSAYLNSLHALDEVVSKKLQFEIVHDGMQTIDFGDQDDEERVRLVWLTGYIPCEDEAKLSSLAKEKSWAYLSQDPEEDDSVPTKIKRNKLVNLISPLIDFLGTVPGYTEPDISLWFLLFFGIFFAMIFGDAGYGAVLLLIAVILILKTKAKKQKVPTAFYMFGYLGFMTVIWGTLVCNWFGMPTEIVPAFLKKLAVPAIANFTPEDIRNQNQILLCFTLGLTQLMIAHIVSLFRNIKSPKFLADVGSLSMLGGMYFVVLNLVVDSQKYAINNAVLLAIGVGFALNFIFVNYSTGIVQAILESLKNIINMLLGVVNVFADIMSYIRLWAVGLAGGAISATVNEMAGPALGGVIIFAGVLLLLFGHGLNYIMNVLSVIVHGVRLNTLEFSNHVGLTWSGFKYEPFNDGGRI, from the coding sequence ATGATTGTACCGATGAAAAAAGTAACTCTTTTAGTCTTAAAAAAAGAGCAGCGGCATGCCTTAAAGGATTTAAGAAGCTTAGGCCTTGTACACATTGAGGACCGCCCTGCAAACGGTGCTCTTATAAACGAGTTAAGATCCGAAAAAAACGACATAACTCTTGCTATGAGTCTTTTGACTGAATATCTTCCCAAAAAAGAGAAAAAAGGCGTAACGCCTCCCTCTCTTTTAAGTGAGGAGGATACTCTTACCTTTGTAGACTCCGTCTTATCTCTTACATCTTCATATAAGAGCAATATGGAAGAATCTGCAAGGCTGTCAGGTGAAATTGCATCATATGCAGAGTGGGGCGAAATAAATACTTCCGATTTCACTTTTCTGGCGGAAAAAGGCATATATCTTTTCCCTGCAAGTACTTCGGTAAAAACATATAATTCGCTTCCCAAAGACATTAAGACTATTTTGCTTGGACATGGGAAAACCGGTGTGAGGTTTTTAATCCGGAGCGAAACAAATGCTCTGCCTGCGGATTTACCTCAGGATGTTATTCCTTTAAAGCTGCCGGAGACTTCCGTTAAGGCCTTAAAAGAAAAGTTAAAGAGCTTACAGGCAAAGATTGCCTCCTACAAGCAGGAAATGACAAAGATGTCGGCATACTTAAACTCTCTCCATGCCTTGGATGAAGTTGTAAGCAAAAAGCTTCAATTTGAAATAGTCCATGACGGTATGCAGACGATAGATTTCGGGGATCAAGATGATGAGGAAAGAGTCCGGCTTGTTTGGCTCACAGGATATATTCCCTGCGAAGATGAAGCTAAGCTTTCTTCCCTTGCAAAGGAAAAGTCTTGGGCCTATCTTTCTCAAGATCCTGAAGAAGATGATTCCGTTCCTACAAAGATAAAGAGAAATAAGCTTGTAAACCTTATTTCTCCCTTAATAGACTTTTTGGGGACTGTTCCCGGTTATACGGAACCCGATATCTCTCTTTGGTTCTTGCTCTTTTTCGGAATTTTCTTTGCAATGATTTTCGGAGATGCAGGCTACGGTGCCGTTTTGCTCTTGATTGCTGTTATTTTGATTTTAAAAACAAAGGCAAAAAAACAAAAGGTGCCGACAGCATTTTATATGTTCGGCTATTTGGGATTTATGACCGTTATCTGGGGTACCTTGGTTTGTAACTGGTTCGGTATGCCTACCGAAATTGTTCCGGCCTTTCTTAAAAAGCTGGCCGTTCCTGCGATTGCAAACTTTACACCTGAGGATATACGCAATCAAAATCAAATCTTACTTTGCTTTACCCTTGGTTTAACCCAGCTGATGATAGCCCATATAGTAAGTTTATTTAGGAATATTAAGTCTCCTAAATTCCTTGCTGATGTAGGCTCTCTTTCGATGCTCGGCGGAATGTATTTTGTAGTTTTAAACCTTGTTGTAGATTCCCAAAAGTATGCAATTAATAATGCCGTACTTCTTGCAATAGGTGTAGGTTTTGCTTTAAATTTTATCTTTGTAAACTATTCAACAGGAATAGTACAGGCAATCCTGGAAAGTTTAAAGAATATCATAAATATGCTTTTGGGCGTAGTAAACGTGTTTGCCGATATTATGAGCTATATAAGGCTTTGGGCTGTAGGTCTTGCAGGAGGCGCTATAAGTGCAACCGTAAACGAGATGGCAGGTCCCGCCCTAGGAGGCGTAATAATCTTTGCAGGCGTTTTACTTTTATTGTTCGGACACGGTCTTAACTATATTATGAACGTGCTTTCCGTTATAGTCCACGGTGTTCGATTGAATACCTTGGAATTCTCTAATCATGTGGGCTTGACTTGGTCGGGCTTTAAATATGAACCCTTTAACGATGGAGGAAGGATATGA
- a CDS encoding adenine phosphoribosyltransferase: MKDKIIDAAIRRVPDFPKKGILFYDITGVLVNPQVFSYCLDKMTEMYKDEKIDAVAAIEARGFIFAAPFAYKMGIPLILIRKKGKLPGETYSASYDLEYGQAAVEVHKTDVVRGQKVLLLDDLIATGGTLSAARKILEEGGAEVVGFCGVVGLPFLNYNKVLSDLPVKTLIEYDSEKI; this comes from the coding sequence ATGAAAGACAAAATAATAGATGCAGCCATAAGGCGTGTTCCTGACTTCCCAAAAAAAGGAATTCTTTTTTATGATATTACCGGTGTTTTGGTAAATCCTCAAGTTTTTAGCTATTGCCTTGATAAAATGACGGAAATGTACAAGGATGAAAAAATAGATGCTGTTGCCGCCATCGAAGCAAGAGGCTTTATCTTTGCTGCCCCCTTTGCCTATAAAATGGGGATACCTCTTATTTTAATTAGAAAGAAGGGGAAACTTCCCGGAGAAACTTATTCAGCCTCTTATGACCTTGAGTATGGACAGGCGGCCGTTGAGGTGCATAAAACCGATGTAGTAAGAGGACAAAAAGTCCTTCTATTGGATGACTTGATTGCCACAGGCGGAACCTTGAGCGCAGCCAGAAAAATTTTGGAAGAGGGCGGTGCCGAAGTGGTTGGTTTTTGCGGAGTTGTCGGTCTACCTTTTTTAAATTATAACAAAGTACTCAGCGATTTACCCGTAAAAACTCTTATAGAATATGACAGCGAAAAAATTTAG
- a CDS encoding V-type ATP synthase subunit B, producing MKKVYSKIESINGSVITVKADGVSYGELAEVQTRFGASLAEVNKLDGDLVSLQVFAGGRGVSTGDEVRFLGKEMQVSYSEDLLGRIFNGSGDPRDSGPALKDNMIPIGGPSVNPSKRILANRMIRTGIPMIDVFNTLVVSQKLPIFSSSGEPYNELLARIAMQAEVDVIILGGMGLKYDDYLYFKDTLEEAGALSRTAMFVHTAADPTVECLMIPDMCLAVAEKFAIAGKDVLVLLTDMTNFADAMKEIAIIQEQVPSNRGYPGDLYSQLAARYEKAVDFADAGSVTVLAVTTMPGDDVTHPVPDNTGYITEGQFYLKNGRIEPFGSLSRLKQNVNGKTRDDHRALMDNMIKLYASYKDTLEKKSMGFMMSEWDEKLLKYGAKFESGMMDLSVNIPLEEALSLGWKILAECFTREETGIKSDLVNKYWPAN from the coding sequence ATGAAAAAGGTATATAGTAAAATAGAATCGATTAACGGTTCGGTTATTACGGTTAAGGCCGACGGAGTTTCATACGGAGAATTAGCCGAGGTTCAAACCCGCTTCGGAGCCTCCCTTGCCGAAGTCAATAAGCTTGACGGTGACTTGGTTTCCTTGCAGGTTTTTGCAGGAGGTCGCGGTGTTTCGACCGGAGATGAGGTGCGCTTTTTAGGTAAGGAAATGCAGGTAAGCTATTCCGAGGATTTGCTCGGCCGAATATTTAACGGTTCAGGCGATCCCAGAGATTCGGGCCCTGCCTTAAAGGACAACATGATTCCTATCGGCGGTCCTTCGGTAAACCCATCAAAGCGTATTCTTGCAAACAGAATGATCAGAACTGGTATTCCGATGATCGACGTATTTAATACCTTGGTTGTCTCTCAAAAGCTCCCCATATTTTCAAGTTCCGGCGAGCCTTACAACGAGCTTTTGGCCCGAATAGCCATGCAGGCCGAAGTAGATGTAATTATCTTGGGCGGAATGGGCTTAAAATATGACGATTATCTTTATTTTAAAGACACCCTTGAAGAGGCCGGTGCTTTAAGCCGAACAGCCATGTTCGTTCATACGGCAGCTGACCCCACGGTTGAATGTCTTATGATTCCGGATATGTGTCTTGCAGTTGCAGAAAAGTTCGCCATCGCTGGTAAGGATGTTTTGGTTCTTTTAACGGATATGACAAACTTTGCAGACGCAATGAAAGAAATAGCCATTATTCAGGAACAGGTTCCTTCAAACCGAGGTTACCCCGGAGACCTTTACAGCCAGCTTGCAGCCCGCTATGAAAAGGCTGTAGACTTTGCCGATGCAGGTTCGGTTACGGTCTTGGCCGTTACAACAATGCCCGGAGACGACGTAACACACCCCGTTCCCGATAACACAGGTTATATTACCGAAGGCCAGTTCTATCTTAAAAACGGACGAATAGAACCCTTCGGAAGTCTTTCACGATTAAAGCAAAACGTAAACGGTAAAACAAGGGATGACCACCGTGCTCTTATGGACAATATGATTAAGCTTTATGCTTCATATAAAGACACTTTGGAGAAAAAATCCATGGGCTTTATGATGAGCGAATGGGACGAAAAACTCTTAAAATACGGTGCAAAATTCGAATCGGGAATGATGGACTTGTCGGTAAACATTCCGCTTGAAGAGGCACTTAGCCTGGGCTGGAAGATTCTTGCCGAATGCTTTACCCGTGAAGAAACCGGTATTAAATCCGACTTGGTAAATAAGTACTGGCCGGCAAACTAA